A DNA window from Daucus carota subsp. sativus chromosome 3, DH1 v3.0, whole genome shotgun sequence contains the following coding sequences:
- the LOC108213587 gene encoding pollen receptor-like kinase 4: MALNPQYRISRPPGLLIALAILPNLCLTSLSDILPAESEILLRFKATLSNQAALSSWNETRPPCPTGNWVGVHCVDNNVRGLRLQNLGLKGKFKVDVLKDLKGLRTVSIMGNQLEGEFPDFRVLGALKNVYVSDNKFSGVIQADAFRGMISMKKFHAARNRFNGSIPESLVHLPRLKELRLENNKFSGHIPNFEQKNLTVFNVSHNELEGQIPARLVKFNETSFLGNYYLCGGPMGACRASWLRLPVVICVAIAVAAVITIVAALVILRRRKKRKALSAMSPGNTILMTSSSTSSSVTSDLDMLEHGHPSKSRMMPSLSTRRKSHAHNNSTPKLTFLRDDGHSFGLSDLLSASAEILGSGVLGSTYKAVMNNGSSAVMVVKKFAKMNEVGREEFQEHMRWLGKLSHPNILPLVAYYYRKEEKLLVFDYVANVSLAVHLHGGGKKLDWPKRLKIIKGVARGLQYLYNELPSLIAPHGHLKSANVVLNEEWEPQLTDYALSRIVNQEDTQDLMIAYKSPEYKQLGRISKKTDVWSLGMLILEILTGRFPANMIQQGKGVADNAELATWVETLVRENENWKNKVFDRDMMTDINGVGEEEHQEMLKLLKIGLACCEMDVEKRLDIKEAVERIEDVKGP, from the exons ATGGCCCTCAATCCACAGTACCGTATTTCTCGTCCTCCAGGGCTGCTCATTGCGCTTGCCATCTTACCAAATCTATGTCTAACATCTTTGTCAGACATTCTACCAGCGGAATCTGAGATCCTTCTCAGATTCAAAGCCACCCTCTCCAACCAAGCTGCATTGTCTAGTTGGAACGAGACGAGACCGCCCTGTCCTACGGGGAACTGGGTAGGTGTGCATTGCGTGGATAACAATGTGCGGGGATTGAGGTTGCAGAATCTTGGACTGAAAGGAAAATTCAAAGTCGATGTGCTCAAAGATTTAAAAGGTCTGAGAACTGTGAGCATCATGGGGAACCAACTGGAGGGGGAGTTCCCGGATTTCAGGGTGCTAGGGGCGTTAAAAAATGTGTACGTGTCTGATAATAAATTCTCTGGTGTGATTCAGGCAGATGCGTTTCGCGGAATGATATCGATGAAGAAATTTCATGCGGCGCGTAATCGGTTCAATGGTTCGATACCAGAGTCATTGGTGCATTTGCCCAGGCTTAAAGAATTGAGGCTTGAAAATAACAAATTCAGCGGTCACATACCTAATTTTGAGCAGAAGAATTTGACTGTATTTAACGTCTCCCACAATGAATTGGAGGGTCAGATTCCGGCTAGGCTTGTCAAATTTAATGAGACCTCATTCTTGG GAAACTATTATCTCTGTGGTGGACCAATGGGTGCATGTCGAGCAAGTTGGTTGAGATTACCGGTTGTCATCTGTGTAGCCATTGCAGTGGCAGCAGTGATCACAATAGTGGCCGCTTTGGTAATCCTGCGTCGACGCAAAAAGAGGAAGGCCTTATCAGCTATGTCTCCGGGAAACACAATTCTAATGACTTCCTCCTCCACCTCCTCATCTGTTACCAGCGATTTGGACATGTTGGAGCACGGCCATCCTTCAAAAAGCCGAATGATGCCATCATTGTCAACGCGTAGGAAGAGTCATGCTCATAATAACAGCACCCCAAAACTGACCTTCTTGAGGGATGATGGACATAGTTTCGGCTTATCTGACCTGCTTAGTGCATCAGCTGAGATTTTGGGGAGTGGGGTGCTTGGGTCTACTTATAAAGCGGTTATGAACAATGGCTCGTCCGCTGTTATGGTTGTGAAGAAGTTTGCAAAAATGAACGAGGTAGGAAGAGAAGAGTTTCAAGAGCACATGAGATGGTTGGGAAAATTGAGCCATCCCAATATTCTTCCCCTTGTGGCTTATTACTACAGGAAAGAAGAGAagcttttggtttttgattATGTTGCCAATGTCAGCTTGGCAGTTCATCTTCATG GAGGAGGCAAGAAGCTGGACTGGCCAAAGCGATTGAAAATCATCAAAGGAGTAGCTCGAGGGCTTCAGTATCTTTACAACGAGCTTCCCAGCCTAATAGCACCTCATGGTCACCTGAAATCTGCAAATGTAGTGCTTAATGAAGAGTGGGAACCTCAGCTTACTGACTACGCCTTGTCACGCATAGTAAATCAAGAGGATACTCAGGATCTGATGATCGCATATAAGTCCCCAGAATACAAACAACTAGGCCGTATAAGCAAGAAAACAGATGTCTGGAGTCTTGGAATGTTGATTCTGGAGATTCTCACCGGGAGATTCCCTGCCAACATGATACAGCAGGGGAAGGGAGTTGCAGACAACGCGGAGTTGGCAACATGGGTCGAAACCCTTGTCAGGGAAAATGAAAACTGGAAAAACAAAGTGTTTGACAGAGACATGATGACGGATATCAATGGAGTAGGGGAAGAGGAACATCAAGAAATGCTCAAGCTTTTGAAAATCGGTTTGGCTTGCTGTGAGATGGATGTGGAGAAGAGATTGGATATAAAAGAGGCTGTTGAACGAATCGAAGATGTGAAGGGACCTTAA